A window of Terriglobus sp. RCC_193 contains these coding sequences:
- a CDS encoding DUF58 domain-containing protein, giving the protein MQRFLQPAVLSAISSLDLLAKTVVDGFVGGLHRSPDFGFSQEFAEYRAYTPGDDLRHVDWNLFGRTDRTYIKRYRGETNSQLTVLLDASNSMQLASANVSKMDYARYLAASLFYMAIKKQRDAAGLIVFDDEVREYVRPSARSGQMARLLGGLEHAEPRARTDFGKPLHHFQQLLHRRGIAVVISDFYEEPELIVKTIEPLRFHGNEVVLFHVLDPQEVQMELRSASVLVDLETDQRIEVIPEYAKTTYRQKMQAHIEALRSKARAAGLDYRLLLTDQPLDQALREYLTLRQRGNA; this is encoded by the coding sequence TTGCAGCGATTTTTACAACCTGCGGTGTTGTCGGCCATCTCTTCGCTGGACTTGCTGGCGAAGACGGTGGTGGATGGTTTTGTGGGCGGGCTGCACCGGTCACCAGACTTCGGCTTCTCGCAGGAGTTTGCGGAGTACCGCGCGTATACGCCGGGTGATGATCTGCGGCATGTGGACTGGAACCTGTTTGGACGCACCGATCGCACTTACATCAAGCGATATCGCGGCGAGACGAATTCGCAGTTGACGGTGCTGCTGGATGCCAGCAACAGCATGCAGTTGGCGAGCGCGAATGTTTCCAAGATGGATTATGCGCGATATCTTGCGGCTTCGTTGTTTTACATGGCGATCAAGAAGCAGCGTGATGCCGCGGGGCTGATCGTGTTTGATGACGAGGTGCGCGAGTATGTGCGGCCTTCCGCGCGGTCAGGGCAGATGGCGCGATTACTGGGCGGGCTCGAACACGCAGAGCCGCGAGCGCGGACGGATTTTGGTAAGCCGCTGCATCACTTTCAGCAGTTGTTACACCGGCGCGGGATTGCCGTGGTGATCTCGGATTTTTATGAAGAGCCGGAGTTGATTGTGAAGACGATTGAGCCGTTGCGCTTTCACGGGAATGAAGTGGTGCTGTTTCATGTGCTGGACCCGCAGGAAGTGCAGATGGAGTTGAGATCAGCCTCAGTGCTTGTTGATCTTGAAACGGACCAACGCATTGAAGTGATTCCGGAGTATGCGAAGACGACGTATCGACAAAAAATGCAGGCGCACATCGAAGCGCTGCGCTCGAAGGCGCGTGCTGCCGGACTGGATTATCGGCTGTTGCTAACGGATCAGCCATTGGATCAAGCGTTGCGTGAGTATTTGACGCTGCGCCAGCGAGGGAATGCGTGA
- a CDS encoding AAA family ATPase produces the protein MAFTDLPPNAAQLQQRIERFHAVRESIVQQVRQVIVGQDDVIEQVLIALFVGGHCLLTGMPGTAKTLMVRTVAEALGLEFRRIQFTPDLMPSDITGTDIIEEDASTGHRRWTFVQGPIFGNVILADEINRTPPKTQAALLEAMQERSCTVRGHIYKLPSPFFVLATQNPIELEGTYPLPEAQLDRFLFNAVLDYLSSEDELKVVDLTTTTRVPIITPVTSAEELLDFQSLVREVPISETLARYVVDIVRATRHKSDNAPEFVKKYVSYGGSIRAAQFIVLAAKARALSRKRYHVAQEDITAVVIPVLRHRILLNFHAESERVDADNILTRLIATVPRPKE, from the coding sequence ATGGCTTTCACCGATCTTCCTCCGAATGCAGCACAACTTCAGCAGCGCATTGAACGATTCCATGCGGTGCGCGAGAGCATTGTCCAGCAGGTTCGCCAGGTCATTGTTGGGCAGGATGATGTGATTGAGCAGGTGCTCATCGCATTGTTTGTCGGTGGTCATTGTTTGCTGACCGGTATGCCTGGGACGGCGAAGACGCTGATGGTGCGCACGGTTGCAGAGGCGCTGGGGCTGGAGTTTCGGCGCATTCAATTCACGCCTGACCTGATGCCTTCGGACATTACCGGCACGGACATTATTGAAGAAGACGCTTCGACCGGGCATCGTCGATGGACGTTTGTGCAGGGGCCAATCTTTGGCAATGTGATTCTTGCCGATGAGATCAATCGCACACCGCCAAAGACGCAGGCTGCGCTACTGGAGGCGATGCAGGAGCGGTCATGCACGGTGCGTGGGCATATTTACAAACTGCCGTCGCCCTTCTTTGTGCTGGCTACGCAGAACCCGATTGAACTGGAAGGGACCTATCCGCTGCCGGAGGCGCAGTTGGATCGCTTCCTATTCAATGCGGTGTTGGATTACCTGAGTTCTGAGGATGAGTTGAAGGTTGTTGATTTAACCACGACAACACGCGTGCCCATCATTACTCCTGTTACTTCTGCGGAAGAGCTGCTTGATTTTCAAAGCCTGGTGCGTGAGGTGCCCATCTCGGAGACGCTGGCGCGTTACGTGGTGGACATTGTCCGTGCGACGCGACATAAGAGTGACAATGCGCCGGAGTTTGTAAAGAAGTATGTGAGCTATGGCGGCAGTATCCGTGCGGCGCAGTTTATTGTGTTGGCTGCGAAGGCGCGTGCGTTGTCGCGGAAGCGATATCACGTGGCGCAGGAGGACATTACTGCCGTAGTGATTCCTGTGCTGCGGCATCGCATCCTGTTGAATTTCCATGCGGAGTCAGAGCGTGTGGATGCGGACAACATTCTTACGCGGTTGATTGCCACTGTGCCACGGCCGAAGGAGTAA